The following proteins are co-located in the Microbulbifer sp. VAAF005 genome:
- a CDS encoding cupredoxin domain-containing protein has protein sequence MAEVLVNIVGVLMILAVIWWFWLGPKRSASKATPSTDNLQILVKDGVYEPDLIRLPAGRTATLHFHREDPSPCSEWVLFPDLEVSAQLALNQDTLVEIPKAEPGEYPFNCQMQMYRGTLILE, from the coding sequence ATGGCTGAAGTTCTCGTAAATATCGTCGGTGTGCTGATGATTCTGGCTGTTATCTGGTGGTTTTGGTTGGGGCCAAAAAGAAGTGCCAGTAAGGCGACGCCGAGCACGGATAATTTACAGATTCTGGTTAAGGATGGAGTTTACGAACCGGATCTTATCCGCCTGCCCGCCGGTCGCACAGCGACTTTGCATTTTCACCGGGAGGACCCAAGTCCCTGCTCCGAGTGGGTATTGTTTCCAGACTTGGAAGTCAGCGCTCAGCTTGCCCTGAACCAGGATACCTTGGTGGAAATACCAAAAGCCGAGCCGGGTGAATACCCGTTCAACTGCCAGATGCAAATGTATCGGGGCACATTGATACTGGAGTAA
- a CDS encoding DUF417 family protein, with the protein MSFLLRKLPFALVAIAFALIAVALFSGQWGGIKRVFEFYGVTNEEVLSFIRILTAIIFSVAAILGALALRFERVVKPLAILLILISLVPLLSLLGRGHWIDSLGGFPAIGSGQGIIKYFALLTLGITWLYRDSLSPLKLIWLNYFPVGLVLLWIGGMKFTALEAEGIEGLVSTSPLMSWLYSVFSVQVASNLIGIYDLIALAILALGIYIRQLFWPGLLLCAAVFITTQTFLYSYPGSWVAPWQLSSSGIFIIKDLWFIANLILILGFRNSMIKS; encoded by the coding sequence ATGTCATTCCTTCTTCGAAAACTTCCCTTCGCCCTGGTGGCCATCGCCTTTGCGCTTATTGCGGTGGCGCTTTTTTCCGGCCAATGGGGTGGTATCAAGCGCGTATTTGAATTCTACGGTGTCACTAATGAGGAGGTGCTTTCCTTTATACGTATACTGACTGCCATTATTTTTTCAGTCGCCGCTATTTTGGGGGCACTCGCCCTTCGCTTTGAGCGGGTTGTTAAGCCCCTGGCAATCCTTCTGATTTTAATATCGCTAGTGCCCCTACTGAGTCTTCTTGGCCGCGGCCATTGGATCGACTCCCTGGGCGGCTTTCCTGCAATTGGCTCAGGACAGGGGATAATTAAGTACTTTGCCCTGTTAACCTTGGGTATTACCTGGTTGTATCGGGATTCGTTGAGTCCACTAAAGTTGATATGGCTCAATTATTTCCCTGTCGGCTTGGTATTACTCTGGATTGGTGGGATGAAATTCACAGCGCTTGAGGCTGAGGGGATTGAAGGTCTGGTAAGCACTTCGCCACTGATGTCGTGGTTATACAGTGTATTTAGCGTGCAGGTGGCCTCAAATCTTATCGGCATATATGACTTGATTGCGCTGGCTATCCTCGCCTTGGGTATTTATATCCGGCAGCTGTTTTGGCCGGGACTATTGCTTTGTGCCGCAGTATTTATAACAACCCAGACCTTCCTCTACTCCTATCCAGGCAGTTGGGTCGCTCCCTGGCAACTTAGCTCCAGCGGTATTTTTATTATTAAAGATCTGTGGTTTATCGCAAACCTGATATTAATCTTGGGCTTTAGAAACTCCATGATTAAATCTTAA